A window of Gudongella oleilytica genomic DNA:
TTCCAGATTCCAATGCCTCCTGGATCCCGTTGTTGATTGGATTGATAAATTCTCTTGGTATTGCTCCACCTACGATAGCATTAATGAACTCATAGCCTTTGCCAGGTTCATTAGGCTCTACCTTAAGCTTACAATGACCGTATTGTCCTCTACCGCCTGATTGTCTTACATACTTGCCTTCAGCATCAGCTGGCCTGGAAATAGACTCCTTGTAGGCAACCTGAGGGCTACCGACGTTTGCTTCCACCTTAAATTCTCTGAGAAGTCTGTCTACGATGATCTCAAGGTGAAGCTCGCCCATACCGGCGATAATAGTCTGTCCTGTTTCTTCGTCAGTATATGTCCTGAAGGTTGGGTCCTCTTCTGCAAGTTTGGCAAGTGCAATGGACATTTTTTCCTGGCTGGCCTTTGTCTTTGGTTCAATAGCGACATGGATAACCGGCTCAGGGAATACCATAGATTCAAGTACGATAGGATTTGTGTCGATGCTAAGTGTGTCTCCAGTAGTAGTATCCTTAAGACCTACTGCTGCAGCGATATCGCCGGCATAAACCTCTTCAACCTCTTCTCGCTTGTTTGCATGCATCAAAAGGATCCTGCCGATTCTTTCCTTCTTGCCCTTTGTGGAGTTTGTTACATAGCTTCCAGCCTTTAGGGAACCGGAATATACCCTGAAGTAAGCAAGCTTGCCTACAAATGGGTCTGTAACTATCTTAAAGGCCAATGCTGAGAAAGGCTCGCTGTCGTCTGCATGTCTTAATTCCTCTGCATCAGTAGATGGATTTATACCAACTACCGGAGGAATATCAAGTGGTGAAGGCAGGTAATCCAGAACAGCATCCAAAAGGATCTGGACTCCCTTATTTTTGTAGGATGATCCGCAAAGAACAGGGGTCATCTTAACATCTATCGTCGCTTGTCTTATTCCAGCTTTAATCTCTTCCTCGTTAAGAGCTTCCCCTTCGAGGTATTTCATCATCAGAGTCTCATCGTACTCAGAAATCGCTTCTATAAGCTTTTCTCTGTACTCTTCAGCCATTCCTGCCATATCCTGGGGAATGTCTGTGATCTCGATCTCCTGTCCCAAATCGTCCTTGTATATCCTTGCCTTCATCGTTACAAGGTCAACCATTCCAACAAAGGTGTCTTCCTTTCCGATCGGAAGCTGAATAGGAACTGCATTGGCCTTAAGCCTGTCCTTCATCATACTTACCGCTCTGTAATAGTCAGCACCTGTTATATCCATTTTGTTTACGAAAGCCAATCTGGGTACGCGGTATTTGTCCGCTTGTCTCCAAACAGTCTCCGACTGAGGCTCTACTCCTCCTTTAGCACAAAATAAAGCAACAGCTCCATCAAGTACGCGCAGGGATCTTTCAACTTCAACAGTAAAATCAACATGCCCTGGTGTATCTATGATGTTGATCCTGTGATCCTTCCAGAAAGCTGTAGTTGCAGCAGAGGTGATAGTGATACCTCTTTCTTGTTCCTGCTCCATCCAGTCCATTTGGGCTCCACCCTCGTGGGTCTCGCCTACTTTGTGTATTTTACCTGTATAAAATAGAATTCTTTCTGTGGTGGTCGTTTTTCCTGCGTCGATGTGAGCCATTATGCCGATGTTTCTGGTTCTTTCAAGTGATACTTGTCTTGGCACAATTTTTCCTCCTTAATTACCTACTAATCAGTCCCATCCACACATTTATGCAATATGACACTTACTAGAATCTGTAGTGTGCAAAAGCCTTGTTGGCTTCAGCCATTTTATGTGTATCTTCTCTCTTTTTAACACTTGAGCCAAGACCGTTTGCTGCATCCATCAATTCCTTTGCAAGCTTCTCAACCATGGTCTTCTCTCCTCTGTTTCTCGAGTAGGTAACCAACCACCTGAGTCCTAACGTTTGTCTTCTTTCAGCTCTAACCTCTATTGGAACCTGGTAGTTTGCACCACCGATCCTTCTTGCCTTAACCTCAAGCACAGGCATGATGTTGTTCATTGCCTTGTAGAAAACCTCTAATGGGTCATCTCCTGTCTTTTGGGCAATCATATCGAACGCACCGTAAACGATGTTTTCTGCGATACCCTTTTTCCCGTCAAGCATAATTCCGTTAATAAGCTTGGTTACTACCACATCATTGTAGATCGGATCTGGCATAACCTCTCTTTTTGGCACATGTCCTTTTCTAGGCACTATTCTTCCCTCCTCAACTATATAGAGTAAATTCATTGGTACTCGGCCGTAGCCGTCGCGCCTCAAAATGCATCTATATTAAAGTAGTTAGCATTTCAAGCACTTTACTTCTTAACCTTCTTTGGTC
This region includes:
- the rpsG gene encoding 30S ribosomal protein S7, translating into MPRKGHVPKREVMPDPIYNDVVVTKLINGIMLDGKKGIAENIVYGAFDMIAQKTGDDPLEVFYKAMNNIMPVLEVKARRIGGANYQVPIEVRAERRQTLGLRWLVTYSRNRGEKTMVEKLAKELMDAANGLGSSVKKREDTHKMAEANKAFAHYRF
- the fusA gene encoding elongation factor G, whose translation is MPRQVSLERTRNIGIMAHIDAGKTTTTERILFYTGKIHKVGETHEGGAQMDWMEQEQERGITITSAATTAFWKDHRINIIDTPGHVDFTVEVERSLRVLDGAVALFCAKGGVEPQSETVWRQADKYRVPRLAFVNKMDITGADYYRAVSMMKDRLKANAVPIQLPIGKEDTFVGMVDLVTMKARIYKDDLGQEIEITDIPQDMAGMAEEYREKLIEAISEYDETLMMKYLEGEALNEEEIKAGIRQATIDVKMTPVLCGSSYKNKGVQILLDAVLDYLPSPLDIPPVVGINPSTDAEELRHADDSEPFSALAFKIVTDPFVGKLAYFRVYSGSLKAGSYVTNSTKGKKERIGRILLMHANKREEVEEVYAGDIAAAVGLKDTTTGDTLSIDTNPIVLESMVFPEPVIHVAIEPKTKASQEKMSIALAKLAEEDPTFRTYTDEETGQTIIAGMGELHLEIIVDRLLREFKVEANVGSPQVAYKESISRPADAEGKYVRQSGGRGQYGHCKLKVEPNEPGKGYEFINAIVGGAIPREFINPINNGIQEALESGILGGYPVLDVKVTLYDGSYHDVDSSEMAFKIAGSMGVREALRKAGPTLLEPMMKVEVTVPEEYMGDVIGDINSRRGKMEGMELVSGAQIIRAYVPLSEMFGYATDLRSNTQGRGLYSMQFDHYEPVPASISEKVLGNK